The following coding sequences lie in one Capsicum annuum cultivar UCD-10X-F1 chromosome 5, UCD10Xv1.1, whole genome shotgun sequence genomic window:
- the LOC124898501 gene encoding uncharacterized protein LOC124898501, whose protein sequence is MDKPEESNPGESVKWNSLVDDSEKKKPDPGAVTIPCIIRTMEFTKALCNLVESVNLMPLSIYRKLGLGNPISTDIRLVMADRSVKQPVGILHDMLVKVSNFVFPAYFVILDCEVGFEVPIIFGRRFLSTRSVLIDLRVNELLFRMNDEVAQFDVGKLMKQH, encoded by the exons ATGGATAAACCAGAAGAAAGCAATCCAGGGGAGTCTGTGAAGTGGAATAGCTTAGTTGATGATTCCGAGAAG AAGAAGCCAGACCCAGGTGCAGTCACTATTCCCTGCATAATTAGAACTATGGAATTCACCAAGGCACTGTGTAATCTGGTAGAAAGCGTTAATTTGATGCCATTGTctatttatagaaagttgggtctAGGCAATCCCATATCCACTGATATAAGAttggtgatggcggataggtcagtaaagcAACCTGTCGGCATTCTTCATGATATGTTGGTAAAGGTTTCCAATTTCGTATTCCCTGCATACTTCGTCATTCTAGATTGCGAGGTGGGCTTTGAGGTGCCTATAATCTTTGGTCGACGTTTCCTCTCTACCAGAAGTGTGTTGATCGATTTGAGagtgaatgagctcttattcaggatgaacgATGAAGTAGCACAGTTTGATGTGGGAAAATTAATGAAACAGCATTAG